The DNA region TgcgaattataaataatttcgTGAATCTGAAggtgttagagcatccgcagcggtggcggttggcgccaccgccgtccgtgccagcggcaaggcgaaggaccgccaccgctgcaaccgcgccgctggcacggcgctgctcgatgtatcgagcacgtccgtgccagcggacgcacacgtggcggtctccgattcgccaacggcatagccgttggtttcaaacatttttttaatttttttttttaaaaatcggatttttattaaaaaaatcgataaaaaataaaaaaaaaattttcacttccccaaaaaattatatccgtttataaccgtttttccccactttttaattttttttttatttttttaccccaaaaatacacactttcatctataaataccctcaatttcactccaaaaaattcacactttcactacacaattctcatcatcaatctctcatatccattttcatcttcctctcacaccctacaacaccactatgtccggtaacgacgacaacccaagcggctctcacggttggaaccccgaatggttcggttcgcaaccgtttcatagtccggaaactgaatattcggcccctcctctcacccaagattcgggcgttccgagtggctaccggccatacccaatcgacgatcaaggtgcctccgatgggcgctacgggtggacaccggagcctaggcctcgcgccccttcccaaatgccgaatcctccatctcgcgccggtgtccgcacaccgtactcaccggcggagatggaaagattgttcaaggcgtacttggaaatctccgaagatgcggtggttggaacgaaccaatccggcgatcacttttggtggcgcgtctctagccggtacaatgcacaccggccgccgggaacgatcgagcgcaacgagagtatggtgcgcaactgcatcggccgagccaacgaagaaattggcaagttcaacggctatttcatccaggagtcccggaatgccgggagcggccgaagcgaggtcgacatcatcaccgcctcgctgagcacctaccaatccatgaacggtaagtcgttcaaatatcttaacgtttggcaggagacgcggacgcacccgaagtataagggaggcataacatcctcctctagcggctcctccaaacgctcacggtcggcatccctatccgacgccggcgaagaagtggctagccaactcgccgaagctaacttgggtagccccgatgcccaaccaagcggttcccgacgccgaccgcaaggtaggaagaaggcggcggccgaacgacgtcgcgccgcgactccatctgcccctgctcccgaacccgcaccctatgttccacctccacccccgaacaactcgttgtgggcccttttggcccaactcaatatggccgataggtcaactatgacccccacgcaacttcaaacgcacgagtccatgatattgggtctccaaaaacaattggggttggtgccgccggatgcgtagtcttcctcgggttatattagccaataattatgtaatttttaatttttaggagtttaattacgtaatttttaatttttagtattttaattatgtaatttttaatttttaggattttaattatgtctttttattttatttgtaatttgttatttttattgtggtttttttaatgaattttagtattatgaaaatgtttttgtgtaattgaattttatattaattgtgctcgtccttgcggaagagcacagttgtgggtgttgtgctcttgccagagagcaggcatgaatagtaccgcccgggcccacaaccgtgccgctggtaagagcacggttgtggatgctcttacatcGCTTAAATTATGTACGTATATTTCTACCAAAAAAGTACTCCTATATGGGGAAGGTAAAATGGATAGGGAATAAAGACAACACCGTGACACCGTCCATTAATCAGAGAACGCCATCATATTCGTTTATAGCCGTACACGTGTCCCAATTACTTTCACGTGACATTATTGATTTAGTTAAACATCACATTAGCGCTTGACCAGTAATGGctaatggctgctgccacagtTTAAATTAGGACTAAAAAGGCTATAATTTCAgatcaaattattaatattttgaatactTGAATTCATTACACATtattaaatatagtaaaatAGGTTTATCTATCGTCTCAAAAAATTTGTTTCTATGTGTAGTTTATTTTCTTGTAGCAATAATGCCAATAAACATGTTTAAAACATTAAATTCTTCTATATTTTTAATACCAAAACGTGGCTTTCACATGTAATTCGATAACGTAGATTGTATCCTCAAATTAATTCAGTAAATAATGTTTGTTGAACCGAAGCCCTACTTGTATGCACTTGCATATAAacaaaattgattttatttatatatgaaaatgcaataaaaaatttattagtaatttaaaattttgacgTGAAAAATATGTGTCAAATACTACGTCGTAACTCGTAACCCCCACAGCAACTACACGAACAttttaaattagaaattaattaGATACATAAACGATAAACTTCATTATAAATAAgacattaatttaattaaattttagaattttcgTTCTCATCCACTTCTCTTTCCTTGCTGGCTGCTATCCGTTAGTTTCCTCCACTCACACATTTCTTCTCTCTACACCCATGCCATACATACATTcgccctttctctctctctcaccacacgcatacacacacacatatacaaacAGTATCCGTGTCtacctcttctctctctctgtaGAAATTGCTATTTGATGCTTTGATCCGAGATTACAAGCATTGCATTGTTCTGCGCTTAACTATATTCAGTAGCTGCTAGCCAAGGAAATACTTAATTTAAGTTTGTAACCGCTGCAAATGCTTTTCAGCTACACTGATATTTGATACTGATTACTTTGTGGATACATACAATATTGAAATTGGTAGATTAGGCTTTTTGCTGTGCTAATTTCGAGGACAGCATGTTGGGGGCAGGAGTGCAGTTCAATAGGAGTAGAAATTGCGACGATCGGTTTGACAGCGCCGCGAAGGCTCGCCGGAGCCAAAATTTCATGCGGAGAACTCAGAGTCAGAGCGATGTCTGCTCGAGGCGGAGCCAGCGCGATGAGTTGCCGCAGGAGAAGTCCGTGCCGGAGTCTCCGACGCCGGCGGCTGAGTTCTCGTCTCTGTGTAATTTGGAGAGATTTTTGGAATCAATCGCGCCTTCGGTCCAAGCGCAACATTTATCTaaggttttattttgttttgctCGTTTTCTTAAGATGAATTAAGCCAAGCATATATGAAATTAGTGATTGATTTCTTATGGAAATGCTGGTTTAAAGTAGAGATTGTTACTTGTTATTCTCAAATATGATGAAATTGTtcttatattcatatttttcctCACATAAATTTGTATTTAGAAATTAATTGGACTGAAGCTTCAAGTTGCTGCCTGCTTTTATTGTGATTGTGaaacttatatatttataatgcaGAAAGTTATTACGTAACCTGTTGTTTATTTGCTGATCGAATTAGCATATCCGtaagtaattttaatttattggttAGTTTTGTGAAATAATTCAAAACTTTCTTATTGTAATTCATAGCGTTTGATCTACTCCTATAATGTTAACTACCTCGTGGTGTTATTTAggaaaaatgatactcctatATAATTGCTGTTTATTGTTTACCTAAGCTATCTATTAGAGTCTATGCAGTTCCATCTTGAAGCTTGCCCGACCATTATTATTAAAAcatgtatttaaaaaaaagacattGTCAATCTGTTCAAGTTAATTATTTTGCTGTCCCATGTGTAATTGCTCAAAAGTCAGAGTTGATTAGTTGCATGGCTGAATATGTTACTCTTCCTATCCAAAATTTTATGTTTGTATATATGTAAATGTTGCAGATGATGGTGAGGGACTGGAGACAATGCAATGCTGAGTTTCAGCCATACTTTGTGCTTAGTGATTTATGGGTGGCATTCAAGGAATGGAGTGCTTATGGCGCTGGAGTGCCTTTACTACTAAATGACACAGATAGCGTCGTTCAGTATTATGTTCCGTATTTATCAGGCATCCAGTTGTATGCCAACCATTCAAAGAGTACAACAAAGTTGAGGTATCTTCTTTCAGCTCTTAGATTTCTATCATAAATTTCTTCACTTGTTGagaaattattagtatttaatttgaTGTCCTTAATATTGTTGGCAGGAGGCCATGATCATTCTGGTTACTTCTAATGTTTGGTATCTAGTTTTACTATGCATAAAAACGGTGCTTTCTCCCTCCATAGTTGTCAGCGGCATATGATAGATTTGGATGAGCTGAGCCTACTCGTTTATGCTTAGAATTACCACTTCAGTTCAATAGTAATGAGTGATTGACTTATAACTTGAACCAATCCTCCAATTGCCTGCCCATTAAAATTGAGTAAATAAGTGGGCATTGTCggtcaattttaattttacaattatGTATACCTTATTTCACTATAAAACATATACTTGGCTCCTTTCACAAACATTCTGTGCTTTATGCAATGTGGTACTAGCCATTTGTATTTGCAGCCCATGTATTAACTGACATAGGAGAATGACTTCTGATGCACTTTTCCTCGTTTTACTGATTCATGTATAGGCGGCTTGGTGAAAGTGATGGAGAATATTGTAGGGATTCTAGTAGTGATGGAAGCAGTGACAGTGAACTGGATGGAGTACCATCCCCATTAAGTGAGCATCATATGGAATTTCAAGAAGGCTTTTCAAGTGATGAAGGCGAATCTGGAAGTTCAGAGGGCAGCTTGTTGTTTGAGTATCTTGCACGGGACCAACCATATTGCAGGGAACCTTTAGCAGACAAGGTCAGTGGTCTCTTTGATATTCTCCTAATCTCTCTCCTTTATCTGAGATatgattttctcttttatttctttaaccgtactaatattttgaaatttttgcaGATATCTGATCTAGCTCGTGAATTCCCCGAGCTTAGAACTCTGAGAAGTTGTGATCTGCTTCCCTCCAGTTGGCTTTCTGTGGCCTGGTACACACCCCCTTTGTTTGAATTGAATTCGTCATACTAATACTATCTATTAGTTGCTATTCTATGCTTACTCCTCGCCTTTTGTTTACCAACGATCATATAGGTACCCAATTTACAGAATACCAACTGGGCCAACTCTTAAAGATTTGGATGCTTGCTTTCTAACTTTTCACTCTCTTCATACTCCCATGACAGGTAGGCAGGCGATGGCTATTATGATGCACATTTTTTCCTTCACCCCGTGACACAAATTACAAAGCATGCACATTGTAAAGCTTTAGTGGTGGTCTAAGAATAAGCTTACTCCATTTGCACATTTGTAGGAAACGAAGCTGCGCAATCTCCAGTCTTCACTTATCCATCTGAGAGTGATGGTGTTCCACAGATTTCGCTGCCGGCTTTTGGCATGGCCTCATACAAGTACAAAGTCTCACTATGGACTCCGAATGCAGGAAATCAGCGGGAATTAGCAAATTCTCTCTTGCAAGCTGCTGACAATTGGCTGAACTTACTCCATGTCAATCACCCGGATTTCTCCTTCTTCTGCCGTAGGTAAACTTGGTTGCAATTCCCCTCCTTTTCCGTCTCCTTCTTCTTCAACCTTCTACATGAAACGCCACCAAATGCCATTGAAGTGCTGTTAATTCCAACTAGCACGTGAAACAAAACCGAGGGGAGAAAATGGAATGTGATTCAGTGTTTTTTTAATGGTGGAATAAGGTTATAATTTAGGGACGACAcaataaattttgttttagCATGATTAAAGGTGGCTGAAGTTGATGCTCTGTTTTTTCGCAATTTGTAATATAGAACAAGCTGCGTTTTTTCTAGTTGCCCATATGTTGTAGTAGTATGTTTTATATCAAAATAAGTCTGAATTTGAAGGGGATTCTATAGAGAAATTGAATTGTGTAACTAAATATTCAAAATAGTAGACGAATGGAGTGTTTTTGCATTCTCTTTGCAATTTGGTTCTTGATTTTTTACaatgtttattatttttattctaattttttgGTGGGCATAGAGAGATGCTAGACGttcacatttcacatattttcATTCATTGGTGGTTTGAATGTTATACTCGCATTTCGTATGTTGGCCACCTCAATATTActtaattaatcataattttttGTAAATCCTTATAAATAGTCGAAGGTTGAATTTCTCAACCTTGAATCTAAAACGGAAACTCTTTATCTACATCATGACTATGAAAATTGCCAAATCACAAACTTTCGGCTCGTTTCGAAATTTGAATTCACCTCTTAAGATGAGATACATAGATTGGACTTTGGGGCATCAATTAATACATGAGAATTGTCGTCTTCCAAGTTTATCCCTAAAATCAAACCTTCGAAAAAGTCACACTCCACCGTTTGCTCGTCAACGTCACCACTCTCATATTTCAAACTACAATTTGTCAGtatgcaaaaattcaaagaaaattttaaaaggTTCCCataataaagagagagtaaaatccAGCTTCATATATTACCACAATTCACAAACAAACCACAGGTCGAAGCAGGAAATATGGCATTAACACTAGTACGACTCAAGTAACACATTACACTCATGTCTAGTCATCATCGTCATAGAAATAAACATCTATATAGATGAGAGCTAGCTATAAACTATAAGTAGTACGTAATTAAAACATGCCACACTAATAAGTAGGAGTACGTAATTAAAAACATGTCACACTTGAAAAACAATAGAAATAGTTGTGATTTAGCATTTAGGATAGGGAATGCGGCAAGCACTAGAAACTCTCTTTGCACCAGGAGACTTGATAAACTTCTGTAGATTGGGATTCCTCATGTACTGGCACAGGCATGGCCTCTGCTCCCTGAGCTTGGCGCAGCAGACACCACTCGGCTTCCCCGATGAAGTGATCGCGGCAGCGCACGGGCTCAGCTGCAGTGGGTTGCAGGTCACGGCTGTGGACACCTCCACTTGGGCAAGAACTAGCATTGCTAGTGCAAAAATTGCTAGGCATGCTGTTTTGGTGTTCATTTTTTTGGTATTGTGTTGTGGCTTGaagtagtgtgtgtgtgtgtgtgtttatggGGTTGGATGCGAAATTTGGTTGGTTTGTGGCTCAATTTATAGAGGTAGAGATGTGAATGTTGGATCTCTTTTCACATTGCTTTATAATAATATGTTTGTAAGTATATGTAGGTGGAATCATGACTCATTGTTCTGCAAATGCCACATTGCTAATTGCAAGATTTTAAGGGTTGGTGGAGGAAATTTGTTAGGGTGTGTCTGTTGGAGGGACTAGAGCGTATTATGAAATTGTATGGGGTCGTTATATTTACGAATAATTGCTCTAGTAATTCATAAgacaattttaagtgtaatTTCCAAGTTTTAATTTCGTAAGTGATTCTTGATTTTAGTGCATGAGGTGAGGTGAAAAATTACATCTAGTATTACTGTATTAGGAATCAATTTGTAGCCATATTGAAATAAGTAGAAAATAATAATGTAAGGAAGGTACGTGTGTACGTCTTACATATACAGTAAAACAAACACTGTTGTATATACATAATTTTTGTAATTGAGTTAATCTAGGAGTATAATATATTTCCTCCTTCCACAACTAACAATCCTTTATCTTTGGTCAATTCATAAAATTGGTCTCTTTAGATttatgactcaacttatttttacacaagtgatacccgcaagtgtacggggctagtgtagcaattagtaagcaagagtatcgtatcccacagagacaatttcgtatcaacttaactaccacgaacaaagattaactactatctagacaatcaagaagcgtttggtttgttctaacaactaataaaagcatataataagCAAATAATAACTAAGAACACGGAGACACGGTGAgaaaagataatatggagaaaattgcagaactcaaggatccgatgcacaattctaagctcttatccaatcgatttgccttaccttttggtgtctctagagttactaagccgaccacaattatagattaaaccccctcccgaggtgaaaaacctgtagattaggtgctaggatcgaagtccccttctaatcctaaactcctaactcccaaaagctcgattaggtcaatgacctcactcaaaacctcaactctcccgagttatattgtattaaggtgtgaattattcttatttccggattaattatttcatctcccgattaatctaattaatcctacagaatcaagtggtgatcaagcaattgaaaggaataaactcaagaacaatcaaataactacaagagcaaggtaagaacaaaatcaatcggataaaaactatgaaattagtgcatcatcaccaagaattctacaagaaaagtttagctactcatgttcataaAGGAAGCCATGTTCAACACAAAGTAATCCaacaaaaacatgaaataaagatactaaGTACTCCTGTGAGATCGATCTATGGagtgaagcttcaatcttccgatgtggactcttcaatcttcaattctctctctcaaaggtgttcttgagggtatgtgtgtgtgtaggGGCGGTAGGTGTGGAATAGAATGAACCCTAGGCTTCTTCTCCTCTTATTTCccttcaaaaatcgcgttttcagctttcagacgcgtcagacaatccgacccggccgggttgtatttttgaactggaaattcaacccggccgggtcaccATTTTAGGACAGTTGCTGGATTCTGgctcaacccggccgggttgtatttttgCACTGTAAATTAACCCGGTCGGGTTACCTGTGCGCGGCTTTCGTAaatcggccatatctctctcatccgaactccgattagGGCGTTTgagatacccacgcgaagctctttcgaagacgaagagaatgatatgcagtGGGTGTTAATTGGAATTCAAAATCTCTAGAAGAATTGTCTCAAACCAAGGCTGCTGCATATCCACCTATTTTAcacctttttctacacattcttaacaaaaaggtcaacataccaacataatagagaagtagatataaacacgcctaataatagacgaaatatgatcacattcatacaaaaccaccctctaaaatcatgtaaaatccaagtatgtcaactcccccaaacttacataaTTGCTAGTCCTCGagcaatgaagaaaaagaattaaaagaaGACTTGGATTTAAAGGGGTTTTAGACATCATCATCGTCTCAAAGAATATGGAACAAAGGAGCATATCACAATACAAATTCCATCAAGTTAAGCTGTCGAATGCACCTTTGCTACTAACTCGTATATCACCTTGGATTCGTACTTCACTcgggatgtatatatgtgtgtatattcACCTCACTAAAAAGTGTATAACGTATCAAGTAGTCACTCAAATCAAGCACAAATGCATGgtttaccataagcttgctcaATGTCTGACCTCTCCTCTACCTCGTGTGACAATAAATCAagagtccgaaaggtcttttatttaggttataatgtaggctctttggtaaggtgaggaaatatttggctaaagtGACTGAAATTCCCAAAACGTAAAATCCCAAGAAATCACAACAATCAACTTTTAACTTCAACCATTCTCAAAACACTTCTAGATAATaactagactttgtctaatttctTCCCAACTTCCAAAGACCTCAAATTATTCtctatatacaatttttttttctttcttcttttttcctttttttttttcttttttttttctttttcattcacttttttttctaaGTACAAACTCAACCGACCTTTTTCAATTATACTTTCCCAACTCTTCTTTTTCAAATCTCAACAAATTTAGAGTCTAGGATTCCCAATCCACTTGATTAGCTTGACAAAAGAAAAGGCTTAAGGCTCAAACTTGGCTAACAAGGGTGTTATATACTAAGGTTAGTGTTTAGGTAAAAATGAGGCTAACAACGACGGCCTAACATCTTCCCCTATATTTAAGGTCACTTTGTAGACTCAAGAAGaccaggagcaagttctagaaacacatGCACAATTGATGATAAAACACACATGAAAGAATTGAAGGCTCAAAATCTCACTTGGGTAAATAGCATGAATCAAGGCAAACAAGCGATTCGTTACTTATGCACCCAATTACTCAAACTCTCAAGTCAATGGTCAAGTGATAGCTCAAAATGGATGGTTCTTTTATCATAGAAGACTAGTCTTCACCCCAATtataccaattttttttttttaattcaagcccaaaatTTGCAATCAATCACAACCAAACAACACAAAACTTAATGAATTTCTTAAACAAAGCAATTCTAtcctaaaacaaaataaaaacaacaaaacacaaCTAATCAATCTAAAGCAAAAAGATAAGTACCTCGTTAGTGTCCGTATCCACCAtatcatccccccaaacttattcaaagctatgcaaagaataagtttgaaaagttgGTGGAGAAGGGAGACTAACATGGTATGCAAGCAACataaaacacaccaaaaacaaactgaaacaaaagaatTAAAAGATACCTACTAGGGGTTACCTCCCCTACAGTGCCTTTGgttatcgtcgttggctcgACGTCGTCCATGAGCTGCATCATGTCACGCCATAAATGGTGGGTTTGGATTTTCTGTCAATCTTGGAAGCATATGATATAGCCAATCTCTTCTTCCACCAAGTATTTTTCAGAGCTCCATCAGAAATTTCAGTTTCCACTTTGGataaattttcagcttttgTTTTCTTCACCTTCACTTTAGGATTTGATGTAGTCTCTTCTTTAGAAGTTGATCCACCACATGAACCAAACATCCATTGCGGTAAAGAAAAATCCCCAAATGTGGACTCAATTTCTTGTGCCTTTTGGACCTCTACAACGTGCACAGCTTTGCACTCTTTCTTCATAACAAGTTCTTCTTCCTCACGACTCTTCATAGCATTGTAGATAGATAGGATGTGACGTTTGTTACCCATATGAAGAGTGAGCTCTCCCTTTGCCACATCTATCAATGCTTTTCCCGTTGCAAGGAATGGGCGCCCCAGGATAAGCGGTATATTCACGTCTTCTTCCATATCCAATACTACAAAATCGACGGGAAAAATGAAGTCATGTACCCTCACAAGAACGTCCTCAACAATTCCTTTAGGATAGGTGACGGTTCTATCTGCCATCTGTAGTGTTATTGTTGTCGGCTTGAGAGTACCGATCTTCATCTTTCTGAAAAATGATAATGGCATCAAATTTATGCTCGCCCCCAGATCACAAAGTGCCTTTGTCTGTCTGTCATTTCCAATAACGCATGAGATGTTGAAACTCCCAGGATCTTTAAGCTTGGCCGGTAGCTTTTTCTGAATTATGGCACTACAATTTTCAGATATGTTCACCGTCTCATAGTCAGtccacttcttcttcttggagagCACATCTTTTAGAAACTTTGCATATGTAGGCATTTGCTGTAACGCCTCTACCAACGGGATGTTGATGTGCACTTTTCTAAATATGTCAAGAAACCTAGAGAAGTGATCATCTAGCTTCTTCTTCTGCACGCGCTGTGGAAATGGGATCTTAACCTCAGCAGGGGGTGCAGGTATCACGATGCTTGCCTTGGGAGGCGGCACCTCTTCCACTGGTTCTTCTTCTTCCACCACCTCTTCTTGAGAGATTTTCTCCTTCTCTGCAGGCAAGGTTGGGCCatcatagctctttccactcCTAAGATTAATGGCTTTGCAATCCTTACAGTCTTTAGGATTGACAATTGTTTGTGACGGAAATTGGCCCGGTTGATGCTGAATACCCACTGCCTGTGAAATCTGGCTCATCTGGTTATCGATGCTCTTCATGTGAATATTAAGGTCATTCACATTAGCTTCAACCTGCACTAGCCGTTTGTTGGAGTCCTTCATGCACTCTCCCGTTTGCTTCATAAAGGCCATTAACACATCTTTCAGCTCATCCTTCCTCGGTTCTATGATTTGGCCATTTGATACCTGGAATCCGGGTGGTGGTTGCAGGGCATTATTTGGGTTCCCGTATGACAAGTTGGGATGCACCTTGTTCCCATAGTGATTGTAATTGCCTCCTCCTTGGTTGGGGTGGTAATTGTTGAAATTTCTGTTGTTGCCACCTTGATGAACGTAGTTTACATCTTCGACTCCTTGTTGCATCTCAGTCCCAAACTGACTTGTTCCCATATACCCAAGCTTGTCACTTAGAAATTCCAGCTGCTTGGATATTGCATCAATCCTATCATTATCGGAGGTGGATGCCACCCTATATGATTTTCCTCTGTCGTTTCTCCATCCATCATCATTTGAAGCTACCCTTTCGATCACTTCAAGTGCTTCAGCTTCCCCCAATTTCAAGAGAGATCCTCCGGCGCTCATGTTCAGTTCACGCATTGCTTCCAGCGTGCCTCCCCTGTAGAAGGTTAAGATCTGTTGTCCCGGAGTTAGCCCGTGATTGGGGCATCTTCTCATCAGCTGCTTGAACCTTTTCCAAGCCTCCATGATATTCTCCTGAGGGTGCATCTTGTATTGAATGACCTCAGCTTGGCGTTTGAGTGCCTCGCTAGGTGGATAATATTTCTCCAAGAACAGCTCCACCATTGCATCCCATGTAGGCACAGAGTTAGGACCCATGCTGTCATACCAGTCCCTTGCCTCATCTTTCAAAGAGAATGGGAATAATCGGAGGCGGACTTGCTCATCTGTGACCCCATTCGCCTTCACTGTGTTGCTGATCTGTATGAACTTGGTGAGGTGCTTGTTGGCATCTTCTGAACCTGTCCCACCAAATGCGTTTGCTTCTGCTCTGTCTATCAACCCCGGTCTCAATTCGAAGCTGTTGGCCGCTATCCCCGCATTGTTGACTGGTGGATTAGCAACCTGTCTATAGGCAAATTGATTTTGCACGGGCACTGGCCTCACATTCTGTTCATCCAAT from Salvia splendens isolate huo1 chromosome 9, SspV2, whole genome shotgun sequence includes:
- the LOC121747251 gene encoding non-specific lipid-transfer protein 2; this translates as MNTKTACLAIFALAMLVLAQVEVSTAVTCNPLQLSPCAAAITSSGKPSGVCCAKLREQRPCLCQYMRNPNLQKFIKSPGAKRVSSACRIPYPKC
- the LOC121748857 gene encoding uncharacterized protein LOC121748857; the encoded protein is MLGAGVQFNRSRNCDDRFDSAAKARRSQNFMRRTQSQSDVCSRRSQRDELPQEKSVPESPTPAAEFSSLCNLERFLESIAPSVQAQHLSKMMVRDWRQCNAEFQPYFVLSDLWVAFKEWSAYGAGVPLLLNDTDSVVQYYVPYLSGIQLYANHSKSTTKLRRLGESDGEYCRDSSSDGSSDSELDGVPSPLSEHHMEFQEGFSSDEGESGSSEGSLLFEYLARDQPYCREPLADKISDLAREFPELRTLRSCDLLPSSWLSVAWYPIYRIPTGPTLKDLDACFLTFHSLHTPMTGNEAAQSPVFTYPSESDGVPQISLPAFGMASYKYKVSLWTPNAGNQRELANSLLQAADNWLNLLHVNHPDFSFFCRR